In Dromiciops gliroides isolate mDroGli1 chromosome 4, mDroGli1.pri, whole genome shotgun sequence, one DNA window encodes the following:
- the C4H1orf43 gene encoding protein C1orf43 homolog isoform X2, with amino-acid sequence MGSSSNWLSGVNVVLVMAYGTLVFVLLFIFVKRQIMRFAMKSRRGPHVPVGHNAPKDLKEEIDIRLSKVQDVKYEPQLLEEDDARLLQLETPGNQHCYNYLYRMKALDAIRASEIPFHSEGRHPRSLMGKNFRSYLLELRNTSTPFKGVRKALIDTLLDGYETARYGTGVFGQAEYLHYQEALSELAAA; translated from the exons ATGGGGTCTAGCAGTAACTGGTTGTCCGGAGTGAATGTCGTGCTGGTGATGGCCTACGGGACCTTG GTATTTGTGCTGTTGTTCATTTTTGTGAAGAGGCAGATCATGCGTTTTGCTATGAAGTCTCGCCGGGGCCCTCACGTCCCCGTGGGGCACAACGCTCCCAAG GATTTGAAGGAAGAGATTGACATCAGACTATCCAAGGTCCAGGATGTAAAGTATGAACCCCAGCTTCTTGAAGAGGATGATGCCAGACTTTTGCAGCTGGAGACACCAGGAAATCAAC ATTGCTACAACTACCTGTATAGGATGAAAGCATTGGATGCCATTCGTGCCTCTG AGATCCCATTCCATTCAGAAGGCCGGCATCCTCGTTCCCTGATGGGCAAGAACTTCCGATCCTATCTGCTGGAGCTTCGAAACACAAGTACCCCCTTTAAGGGTGTCCGAAAAGCTCTCATTGATACCCTGCTAGATGGCTATGAGACAGCTAGATATGGAACTGGC gtCTTTGGCCAGGCTGAATATCTACACTATCAGGAAGCACTGAGTGAACTGGCTGCCGCGTGA
- the C4H1orf43 gene encoding protein C1orf43 homolog isoform X1, with translation MGSSSNWLSGVNVVLVMAYGTLVFVLLFIFVKRQIMRFAMKSRRGPHVPVGHNAPKDLKEEIDIRLSKVQDVKYEPQLLEEDDARLLQLETPGNQHCYNYLYRMKALDAIRASEIPFHSEGRHPRSLMGKNFRSYLLELRNTSTPFKGVRKALIDTLLDGYETARYGTGVFGQAEYLHYQEALSELAAAVKARGGSSQRQHQSAAKDLTQSPEVSSPTTIQVTYLPSSQKSKRAKHFLELKSFKDNYNTLESTL, from the exons ATGGGGTCTAGCAGTAACTGGTTGTCCGGAGTGAATGTCGTGCTGGTGATGGCCTACGGGACCTTG GTATTTGTGCTGTTGTTCATTTTTGTGAAGAGGCAGATCATGCGTTTTGCTATGAAGTCTCGCCGGGGCCCTCACGTCCCCGTGGGGCACAACGCTCCCAAG GATTTGAAGGAAGAGATTGACATCAGACTATCCAAGGTCCAGGATGTAAAGTATGAACCCCAGCTTCTTGAAGAGGATGATGCCAGACTTTTGCAGCTGGAGACACCAGGAAATCAAC ATTGCTACAACTACCTGTATAGGATGAAAGCATTGGATGCCATTCGTGCCTCTG AGATCCCATTCCATTCAGAAGGCCGGCATCCTCGTTCCCTGATGGGCAAGAACTTCCGATCCTATCTGCTGGAGCTTCGAAACACAAGTACCCCCTTTAAGGGTGTCCGAAAAGCTCTCATTGATACCCTGCTAGATGGCTATGAGACAGCTAGATATGGAACTGGC gtCTTTGGCCAGGCTGAATATCTACACTATCAGGAAGCACTGAGTGAACTGGCTGCCGC TGTCAAAGCCCGTGGTGGGAGTTCCCAGCGGCAGCACCAGTCAGCAGCTAAGGATCTAACGCAGTCTCCTGAAGTTTCCTCCCCAACAACTATCCAagtcacctatctgccctccaGCCAAAAGAGTAAAAGAGCCAAGCACTTCCTAGAGCTGAAGAGTTTTAAGGATAACTACAACACACTAGAGAGCACTCTCTGA
- the CFAP141 gene encoding uncharacterized protein C1orf189 homolog, whose translation MSTHSTKPVANPRVSLSLDEVIKIEESYKRIVAFEKAVESWKNTVVRCVWQATMNQRRNPYAILRMQDIMDQEMALANKQLLTVRQAALSQLFEKEHQQYQQELNQMGKSFYVERL comes from the exons ATGTCCACCCACTCTACTAAACCTGTGGCAAACCCTCGGGTATCCCTGTCCCTGGATGAGGTCATAAAGATAGAAGAG aGTTACAAGAGGATAGTAGCATTTGAGAAGGCCGTTGAGAG TTGGAAAAACACAGTAGTGCGGTGCGTATGGCAGGCAACAATGAACCAGAGGAGGAACCCATATGCCATCCTCAGGATGCAAGACATCATGGATCAGGAGATGGCACTGGCCAACAAGCAGCTGCTGACT gtTCGGCAGGCTGCATTAAGTCAGCTGTTTGAAAAGGAGCATCAACAGTACCAGCAGGAGCTAAATCAGATGGGCAAATCCTTCTATGTGGAAAGACTCTGA